The following are encoded together in the Macrobrachium nipponense isolate FS-2020 chromosome 14, ASM1510439v2, whole genome shotgun sequence genome:
- the LOC135226196 gene encoding uncharacterized protein LOC135226196, translating into MKTRKTSSRKRKNPKRTLINTEQKERSKHLKKEIKLQNKLPAKAAAFKDLYENVDMLEGQRNVHRIANARDKATKDLTHIKQIEDRNGKVLTKEGEIKSSWREYFENLLKEENSWNTIEEEIANEREVPRISRREVRRALSKMKKGKGVGPDGIPVEVWRCLGKEGINILWDLFNKIYQQEKISDAWRNSLLIPIYKDKGDIQDCTNYRGIKLMAHTLKVYERIREARLRDETSVSEEQFGFMLGKGTTDAIFVLQLAMENIEKKVRNYI; encoded by the coding sequence ATGAAGACACGCAAGACTAgctcaagaaaaagaaagaatcccAAAAGAACTTTGATAAACACAGAACAGAAGGAAAGAAGCAAACatctaaagaaggaaataaagttgCAAAACAAGTTGCCAGCAAAGGCTGCTGCTTTCAAGGATCTGTATGAGAATGTTGACATGCTGGAGGGCCAAAGAAACGTCCACAGGATAGCCAATGCTAGAGACAAAGCAACAAAAGACCTCACACACATTAAGCAAATTGAAGATAGAAATGGTAAGGTTCTAACAAAGGAAGGGGAAATTAAAAGTAGttggagagagtattttgaaaatctcctaaaggaagaaaattcctggAATACCATTGAGGAGGAAATAGCAAATGAAAGAGAAGTCCCTAGGATTAGTCGGAGGGAAGTGAGGCGGGCACTTAGTAAAATGAAGAAGGGTAAAGGAGTGGGGCCAGATGGAATACCAGTTGAAGTATGGAGATGCTTAGGAAAGGAAGGAATTAACATATTGTGGGACTTGTTCAATAAGATCTACCAGCAGGAGAAGATATCTGACGCCTGGAGAAACAGCCTGCTAATCCCCATTTACAAAGATAAAGGCGATATCCAAGATTGTACCAACTATCGGGGCATAAAACTGATGGCTCATACCTTGAAAGTTTATGAAAGAATAAGAGAGGCAAGGCTAAGGGATGAAACATCTGTAAGTGAAGAACAGTTTGGGTTCATGCTAGGAAAAGGAACAACAGATGCCATCTTTGTATTGCAACTAGCCAtggaaaatatagagaaaaaggtaAGGAACTACATCTAG
- the LOC135226197 gene encoding uncharacterized protein LOC135226197, which yields MREKGVSEKYVRIVSDMCREATTQVRSSVGTTEKFEVKVRLYQGSALSPYIFDMVMNVIVAGVKDQVPWSVLCADDIVLVTTSVLCDKRFKVKLKEKMYKSIVRPALMYSSETWPLKKAQERVMEVAEMRMLRLCAGDKKRQDKK from the exons atgagggaaaaaggtgtatCAGAAAAATATGTGAGGATTGTAAGTGATATGTGTAGAGAAGCAACAACACAGGTAAGAAGCTCAGTGGGAACAACAGAGAAGTTTGAGGTGAAAGTTAGACTCTACCAAGGCTCTGCCCTGAGTCCCTACATCTTTGATATGGTAATGAATGTGATAGTGGCTGGAGTGAAAGATCAGGTGCCTTGGAGTGTACTCTGTGCAGATGACATAGTGTTAGTAACCACCA GTGTGCTATGTGACAAAAGATTTAAAGTAAAGCTGAAGGAGAAAATGTACAAGAGCATTGTCAGACCTGCATTGATGTACAGTAGTGAAACATGGCCCTTGAAGAAAGCACAGGAGAGAGTGATGgaagtggcagaaatgagaatgttacgTTTATGTGCTGGTGACAAGAAGAGACAGGATAAGAAATGA